A genomic stretch from Amycolatopsis sp. 195334CR includes:
- a CDS encoding MoaF C-terminal domain-containing protein: MPGTPEEQWRTYDEFAAGIATYRLPNADLTGRELTVSLDDGTTLALRFDDAETATCNGIKDPYDAVAVREDVFFVNFPHTSVEGEALTVVFSSTTHRALAVRSVIGAEDVEGVPRVSQTFSSGTTDAGTPSGSVPGPSRDLIGKRNIYRYSPDHLYEHVYVSSQRYAWQCLEGVQRGHGDMDLSTVWKFQDGLYLFCFREFRIAVASVWLHDLGYGLRTTGVFLGLTGDGRSEHSRAGGHIYPLGTVAYPDAQPV; encoded by the coding sequence ATGCCCGGAACACCAGAGGAACAGTGGCGCACCTATGACGAGTTCGCCGCCGGAATAGCCACCTACCGCCTGCCGAACGCGGACCTGACCGGCCGCGAGCTGACCGTCTCGCTCGACGACGGCACCACGCTCGCGCTGCGGTTCGACGACGCGGAAACGGCCACCTGCAACGGGATCAAGGACCCGTACGACGCGGTGGCCGTGCGCGAGGACGTCTTCTTCGTGAATTTCCCGCACACCAGCGTGGAAGGTGAAGCGCTCACCGTCGTGTTCTCCTCGACGACGCACCGCGCGCTGGCCGTGCGGTCGGTCATCGGCGCCGAGGACGTCGAAGGGGTTCCGCGGGTTTCGCAGACGTTCTCCTCGGGCACCACCGACGCGGGAACGCCGTCCGGTTCCGTTCCCGGGCCGTCGCGGGACCTGATCGGCAAGCGCAACATCTACCGGTACAGCCCGGATCACCTCTACGAGCACGTGTACGTGTCCTCGCAGCGCTACGCCTGGCAGTGCCTCGAAGGCGTGCAGCGCGGCCACGGCGACATGGACCTGTCGACGGTGTGGAAGTTCCAAGACGGGCTCTACCTGTTCTGCTTCCGCGAGTTCCGCATCGCGGTGGCCAGCGTGTGGCTGCACGACCTCGGCTACGGCCTGCGGACCACCGGCGTTTTCCTCGGCCTGACCGGCGACGGCCGGTCCGAGCACTCCCGTGCGGGCGGGCACATCTACCCGCTCGGCACCGTCGCCTACCCCGACGCGCAACCGGTTTGA
- a CDS encoding helix-turn-helix domain-containing protein — MSPTADPTTTLVARDFSDFRAVVSRSFVPLRVTSDQRDQFRGRIRSCGADEVQVSEVTATAHVVERTPELIAAADRHYYKLSLILAGTGLLVQDDRQALLRPGDVALYDTHRPYSLVFEEDFRTLVVMFPQRLIDLPRDLVGQLTAVRMSGKRGMGNVVVPFLAQLGTNLDQLGGPAGVRLAHTAVDLLATLFATELDLARATAGPHHELMRRVLAYIDANLSSTDLGPAQIAAEHYISTRHLHGLFHEQGTTVSGWIRTRRLEHCRRELLDPVHAARPVAAIAAKWGFVDAPHFSRVFKTEFGRSPSELRRGLTVSDRFLPPSA; from the coding sequence GTGTCCCCCACCGCCGATCCGACCACCACCCTGGTCGCACGCGATTTCTCCGACTTCCGCGCGGTGGTCTCGCGGTCGTTCGTCCCGTTGCGGGTGACCAGCGACCAGCGCGACCAGTTCCGCGGGCGCATCCGCTCCTGCGGTGCCGACGAGGTGCAGGTGTCCGAGGTGACCGCCACCGCGCACGTGGTCGAGCGCACCCCGGAGCTGATCGCCGCGGCCGATCGCCACTACTACAAGCTGAGCCTGATCCTGGCCGGGACCGGGCTGCTGGTGCAGGATGACCGGCAGGCCCTGCTGCGCCCCGGTGACGTGGCGCTCTACGACACGCACCGCCCGTACTCGCTGGTGTTCGAGGAGGACTTCCGCACGCTGGTGGTGATGTTCCCGCAGCGGCTGATCGACCTGCCGCGGGACCTGGTCGGCCAGCTCACCGCGGTCCGCATGTCCGGCAAGCGCGGCATGGGCAACGTGGTGGTGCCCTTCCTCGCCCAGCTCGGCACCAATCTCGACCAGCTCGGCGGGCCGGCCGGGGTCCGGCTCGCGCACACCGCGGTGGACCTGCTCGCCACCCTGTTCGCCACCGAACTGGACCTCGCGCGCGCCACCGCCGGGCCGCACCACGAGCTGATGCGCCGGGTGCTCGCCTACATCGACGCGAACCTGTCCTCCACCGACCTCGGCCCGGCGCAGATCGCCGCCGAGCACTACATCTCCACGCGGCACCTGCACGGGTTGTTCCACGAGCAGGGCACCACGGTGTCCGGCTGGATCCGCACCCGGCGGCTGGAGCACTGCCGCCGCGAACTGCTCGACCCGGTGCACGCCGCGCGGCCGGTCGCGGCCATCGCGGCCAAGTGGGGCTTTGTCGACGCACCGCACTTCAGCCGCGTGTTCAAGACCGAGTTCGGCCGCTCGCCGAGTGAACTACGCCGTGGCTTGACCGTGAGCGACCGGTTCTTGCCGCCCAGCGCGTGA
- a CDS encoding Lrp/AsnC family transcriptional regulator, with translation MVIDELDRRIIGALQLNGRAPWSAIARWAGASETTVQRRFAALHERGLVHVVGVIDLDRTAAGSSMLVRVQAKPGRGWELAELLAARPEARFLAVVTGSADLVVDFVAHDNDELLRLLFTDLPGAGLITGTDSVAVIRTFTTAPMWDTGLLPPEAADDLRPGHRPPYERDDWNTPPRRPSELESAVAEELAADGRLPVSTIARRLGRSESSAARALDRLVATGSLQFRTLVEPGLLGYAVEFMLWLSIHPGKLTEAGRCLARHPGTKFLAASTGRFNLVGQMVLPSTADLFRYTDEVIGRLPGLTASDVTLHLATLKRAWTRVDRSQ, from the coding sequence ATGGTGATCGACGAACTGGACCGGCGCATCATCGGCGCGCTCCAGCTCAACGGCCGCGCGCCGTGGAGTGCGATCGCACGCTGGGCCGGGGCCAGCGAGACGACCGTGCAGCGCCGGTTCGCCGCGCTGCACGAGCGCGGGCTGGTGCACGTGGTCGGTGTGATCGACCTGGACCGCACCGCCGCCGGTTCGTCGATGCTGGTGCGCGTGCAGGCCAAGCCGGGCCGGGGCTGGGAGCTGGCCGAGCTGCTGGCCGCCCGGCCCGAAGCGCGGTTCCTCGCCGTGGTCACCGGTTCGGCCGACCTGGTCGTCGACTTCGTCGCGCACGACAACGACGAACTGCTCCGGCTGCTGTTCACCGACCTGCCGGGTGCCGGGCTGATCACCGGGACCGACAGCGTCGCGGTGATCCGCACCTTCACCACCGCGCCGATGTGGGACACCGGCCTGCTGCCGCCCGAAGCCGCCGACGACCTGCGGCCAGGGCACCGGCCGCCGTACGAGCGCGACGACTGGAACACCCCGCCGCGGCGCCCGAGTGAGCTGGAGAGCGCGGTCGCCGAGGAACTGGCGGCCGACGGAAGGCTCCCGGTCAGCACCATCGCCCGGCGGCTGGGCCGCAGCGAGTCGAGCGCGGCCAGGGCACTGGACCGGCTGGTGGCCACCGGCAGCCTCCAGTTCCGCACGCTGGTCGAACCGGGACTGCTCGGCTACGCGGTGGAGTTCATGCTCTGGCTCTCGATCCACCCCGGCAAGCTCACCGAGGCGGGCCGCTGCCTGGCGCGGCACCCCGGCACCAAGTTCCTGGCCGCGTCCACCGGCCGCTTCAACCTGGTCGGCCAGATGGTGCTGCCGAGCACCGCCGATCTGTTCCGCTACACCGACGAGGTGATCGGCAGGCTGCCCGGCCTGACCGCCTCCGACGTCACCCTCCACCTGGCCACGCTCAAACGCGCGTGGACCAGGGTCGACCGTTCCCAGTGA
- a CDS encoding polysaccharide deacetylase, with protein sequence MDPQPWQWPEQTWRAHVDAVRAGRRLVPPAWPGGARVAVALSFDSDHETIPLRDGETSPGRLAQGEYGARVGAGRVLELLAEYGIPATFFMPAVSALLHPAEAKDYASGPHEIGVHGWIHERNTLLSEADERELVRRSLDTLAELTGTRPVGIRTPSWDFSSSTLDIVRELGFAYDSSLMADDEPYEIVARGEPTGLVEIPVDWIRDDAPYFTMDRYGSVRPYTRPRDVLEIWTDEFDAAYRAGGVFQLTLHPHVIGHRSRLVVLRELIDHIRAHGDVWFTTHAELATAVRDTPGGTP encoded by the coding sequence ATGGATCCCCAGCCATGGCAGTGGCCGGAGCAGACCTGGCGCGCCCACGTCGACGCGGTGCGCGCCGGACGGCGGCTCGTGCCGCCGGCGTGGCCCGGCGGCGCCCGCGTCGCCGTCGCGTTGTCCTTCGACTCCGATCACGAGACGATCCCGTTGCGGGACGGGGAAACCAGCCCCGGGCGGCTCGCGCAGGGCGAGTACGGCGCGCGCGTCGGTGCCGGGCGTGTGCTGGAACTCCTTGCCGAGTACGGCATTCCGGCCACCTTCTTCATGCCCGCGGTGTCCGCGCTGCTGCATCCTGCCGAGGCGAAGGACTACGCGAGCGGCCCGCACGAGATCGGCGTGCACGGCTGGATCCACGAGCGCAACACGCTGCTGTCCGAAGCGGACGAACGCGAGCTGGTCCGCCGGTCGCTGGACACGCTGGCCGAACTGACCGGCACGCGGCCGGTCGGCATCCGCACGCCGTCGTGGGACTTCTCCTCGTCTACTTTGGACATCGTCAGGGAGCTGGGCTTCGCCTACGACTCCTCGCTGATGGCCGACGACGAGCCGTACGAGATCGTCGCCCGCGGTGAACCGACCGGACTGGTGGAGATCCCGGTCGACTGGATCAGGGATGACGCGCCGTACTTCACCATGGACCGCTACGGCTCGGTGCGGCCCTACACCCGGCCGCGCGACGTGCTGGAGATCTGGACCGACGAGTTCGACGCGGCCTACCGCGCGGGCGGGGTGTTCCAGCTGACCCTGCACCCCCACGTGATCGGCCACCGTTCCCGGCTGGTCGTGCTGCGCGAGCTGATCGACCACATCCGCGCCCACGGTGACGTCTGGTTCACCACGCACGCCGAGCTCGCCACCGCCGTGCGCGACACCCCGGGAGGCACGCCGTGA
- a CDS encoding MFS transporter produces MTTVDTGTRLSPKQRKAIVAGTIGNTVEWVDWALYSIFAKIIAVEFFPGGDETVALLSTLAVFAVGFVMRPIGAAVLGAYADRHGRKKGLTLTVGLMAGASFVIALTPSYGAIGVLAPVILLVARLLQGFSAGGEFGSSSAFLVESAARGRRAFAGSWQQVSVGGGVLIASLLGTIATSTLDDQALHDWGWRVAFVLGGLLGLIGLWLRISVEETDSFTKTAASRKVNPLKAMVKEHPGAALRVAGITIAGTLTYYIWVNYLPTYANITTGIPLSQALLSQTLCLVVFVVLLPFAGLVSDKLGRKVTLGVFAGGFVVLSWPMLHLLDNSFLSVFLVQLTGMLFLLGYSANCAVIMAEQFPPEVRATGIALPYALAVALFGGTAPYVTTWLNEIGQRDLLWLYVSGSALISLVVYLTMPETKDKEFD; encoded by the coding sequence GTGACCACAGTAGACACCGGGACCCGGCTGTCGCCCAAGCAGCGCAAGGCGATCGTCGCGGGCACCATCGGCAACACCGTCGAATGGGTGGACTGGGCGCTGTACTCGATCTTCGCCAAGATCATCGCGGTGGAGTTCTTCCCCGGCGGCGACGAGACCGTGGCGCTGCTGTCCACGCTGGCGGTGTTCGCCGTCGGCTTCGTGATGCGCCCGATCGGCGCGGCGGTGCTCGGCGCCTACGCCGACCGGCACGGCCGCAAGAAGGGCCTCACGCTGACCGTGGGCCTGATGGCGGGCGCGTCCTTCGTCATCGCGCTGACCCCGAGCTACGGCGCGATCGGCGTGCTGGCGCCGGTGATCCTGCTCGTCGCCCGGCTGTTGCAGGGCTTCTCGGCGGGTGGCGAGTTCGGCTCCTCCTCGGCCTTCCTGGTCGAGTCGGCGGCACGGGGGCGCCGGGCGTTCGCCGGTTCGTGGCAGCAGGTCTCGGTCGGCGGCGGGGTGCTGATCGCCTCGCTGCTCGGCACCATCGCCACGTCCACATTGGACGACCAAGCGCTGCACGACTGGGGCTGGCGGGTGGCCTTCGTGCTCGGCGGGCTGCTCGGCCTGATCGGGCTGTGGCTGCGGATCTCGGTGGAGGAGACGGACTCCTTCACCAAGACCGCCGCGAGCCGGAAGGTCAATCCGCTCAAGGCGATGGTCAAGGAGCACCCGGGTGCCGCGCTGCGGGTCGCCGGGATCACCATCGCCGGCACGCTGACCTACTACATCTGGGTCAACTACCTGCCCACCTACGCCAACATCACCACCGGCATCCCGCTGTCGCAGGCCCTGCTCTCGCAGACGTTGTGCCTGGTCGTCTTCGTGGTGCTGCTGCCGTTCGCCGGGCTGGTCTCGGACAAGCTGGGCCGCAAGGTCACGCTCGGGGTGTTCGCCGGCGGTTTCGTGGTGCTGTCGTGGCCGATGCTGCACCTGCTGGACAACAGCTTCCTGAGCGTGTTCCTGGTGCAGCTGACCGGGATGCTGTTCCTGCTCGGCTATTCGGCGAACTGCGCGGTGATCATGGCCGAGCAGTTCCCGCCCGAGGTGCGGGCGACCGGCATCGCGCTGCCGTACGCGCTGGCGGTGGCGTTGTTCGGCGGCACCGCGCCGTACGTGACCACCTGGCTCAACGAGATCGGCCAGCGCGACCTGCTGTGGCTCTACGTCTCCGGTTCGGCGCTGATCTCGCTGGTGGTCTACCTGACCATGCCGGAGACCAAGGACAAGGAGTTCGACTGA
- a CDS encoding SDR family NAD(P)-dependent oxidoreductase: protein MHVLVTGAARGIGRAIAEEFDGATLSLADLDGSLIPASLGFAITADLTEPEAPEQVVAQAWRRHGPVDVLVNAAGRYPSLDMIDVDATAWDALFALNLRAPVLATAAFARRANGRGGSVVNISSGAALRARPGGGPYASTKAALEMATRAAALEFGPLGIRVNAVSPGFVAVASDRNPVAPDYAAAVSGNPLGRPGTPADIARAVRWIAGEEASWITGEVLRVDGGSGAGAAHLPRLWPPGSNPETVQKGQTG from the coding sequence ATGCACGTGCTGGTCACCGGCGCGGCCAGGGGCATCGGGCGGGCGATCGCCGAGGAGTTCGACGGCGCCACGCTCAGCCTGGCCGACCTGGACGGCTCGCTGATCCCGGCGTCGCTGGGCTTCGCGATCACCGCCGACCTGACCGAACCGGAGGCGCCGGAGCAGGTCGTGGCGCAGGCGTGGCGGCGCCACGGGCCGGTGGACGTGCTGGTGAACGCGGCGGGCCGGTACCCCTCGCTGGACATGATCGACGTCGACGCGACCGCGTGGGACGCGCTCTTCGCGCTCAACCTCCGCGCACCTGTGCTCGCCACGGCCGCCTTCGCTCGGCGTGCCAACGGGCGTGGTGGCTCGGTCGTGAACATCTCGTCCGGCGCCGCGCTGCGAGCCCGGCCCGGCGGCGGGCCGTACGCCAGCACCAAGGCGGCGCTGGAGATGGCCACCCGGGCGGCGGCACTCGAATTCGGGCCGCTCGGCATCCGCGTCAACGCGGTGAGCCCGGGGTTCGTGGCCGTCGCCAGCGACCGGAACCCGGTGGCGCCGGACTACGCGGCGGCCGTGTCGGGCAACCCGCTCGGCCGCCCCGGCACGCCCGCCGACATCGCCCGCGCGGTCCGCTGGATCGCCGGTGAGGAAGCCTCGTGGATCACCGGGGAGGTGCTGCGCGTGGACGGCGGTTCCGGTGCCGGTGCCGCGCACCTGCCCCGGTTGTGGCCACCCGGCAGCAATCCCGAAACAGTCCAGAAAGGACAGACAGGATGA